Part of the Metarhizium brunneum chromosome 6, complete sequence genome is shown below.
AAAGAACGCTCAGAGCGGTCAAAAAGGCGAGGTTGAAACATTCCTACAAGTTCGAAGACCGTCTAGCTACCCGAAACATCTGATCATAGCAATCATCGCAAAACTGCCGTCTTACATTAAGCTCAGCATAGTCAGACGGGCCCTAGCATACATGGAAAATTCTCTGCGGGATGAACCAATGAAGATTTATCTTGTTATGGACTGGATTCAGCAGAACATCAACGGAATCATCGACAGCCCTGGCAATTTAGTTGACATTTCTGCTGTTTCCTCCGCGGCTTCAGAAAACCGTCCAGTTGCACAAGGGAGACGGGTAAAGAGAACTCGGAATGTCCGACCAATCAATTGGGTATCCGATTCTAAAACCAAGGAGGAGTGGCTTCGTCGACAAGAAAGCTCGGCATGGAAAGATATGTTATCGAAACGACAGAGACTTCCAGCCTGGCAGATGCGAGAAAAAATTGTCAAGACTGTCAACGACAATCATGTGACCATCATAAGTGGTGAAACGGGCTCGGGCAAGTCTACTCAATCTGTTCAGTTTATTCTGGATGATCTGTATGGCAAAGGCGTGGGAGGCTGTGCGAACATGATTGTTACGCAGCCGCGTCGAATTTCGGCACTGGGTCTGGCTGATCGCGTGGCAGAAGAACGATGCTCAAATGTTGGAGGGGAGGTTGGCTATATCATTCGCGGGGAATCTCGACAATCAAAAGACACAAGGATCACATTTGTCACAGCGGGCGTGCTGCTGCGACGGTTGCAAACATCTGGCGGGCGAGTGGAAGACGTGGTTGCTTCGTTGGCCGATGTCAGCCATGTGATCATCGATGAAGTGCATGAACGCAGTCTTGACACCGACTTTTTGCTGAACTTGATACGCGACGTTATGAGAACCAAGAAGGATATGTTGAAGCTTATCCTCATGTCTGCTACGCTTGATGCTGCCACGTTTATGGACTACTTTGCTTCAGAAGGACTGAGTGTGGGCTGCGTTGAAATTGCGGGCAGGACATTCCCGGTGGACGAGTACTATTTAGATGATGTCGTTCGGATGACGGGATTTAACGTTGAGAAGCCAGACGCTGGCTTTATCACAGACGAGTCCATGGGGAAAATTATTCAGAAGCTTGGCCACCGGATCAACTACACCTTGCTGGTGGACGCTGTCAAAGCAATTGATTACGAGCTTTCAtacgagaagaagccggaTGGTATACTCATATTTCTGCCTGGCGTGGGCGAGATTAACCACGCCTGCAATCATTTGCGATCTATCAACTCGCTGCATGTCTTGCCGCTGCATGCGTCATTGGAGACTCGAGAGCAGAAAAGAGTATTTTCCAAGCCTCCTCCAGGAAAGCGCAAGGTTGTAGTAGCTACTAATGTAGCGGAAACATCCATCACAATCGATGATATCATTGCTGTTATTGACAGTGGCAAAGTTAAAGAAACGAGCTTTGACGCCCAAAACAATATGAGGAAGCTCGAAGAGACTTGGGCGTCGCGAGCAGCCTGCAAGCAACGGCGCGGACGTGCGGGCCGTGTTCAAGAAGGCAGATGCTACAAGCTATACACAGAAAACTTGGAACGACAAATGGCTGAGCGGCCTGAACCTGAAATCAGGCGAGTGCCTCTTGAGCAGCTCTGTCTTTCTGTGCGAGCCATGGGCATGCGCGATGTGGCTAGATTTTTGGGGCGATCACCAACTCCGCCAGATGCCAAAGCCATCGAAAAGGCCATCAAGTTGCTAAGGCGAATGGGTGCGttggatggcgatgagctcACCGCTATGGGTCAGCAgcttgccatgctgccagCTGATTTACGATGCGGCAAGCTCATGGTATATGGTGCCATTTTCGGCTGTCTGGACGACTGTGTCACCATTGCGGCGATTCTCAGTACTAGAAGCCCGTTTCTTTCTCCGCAAGAGAAGCGAGAGGAGTCGAGACAGGCGAGAATGCGGTTTTTTAGCGGAAATGGCGATCTAATTACTGATATGGAGGCGTTCCGAGAATGGGACGGTATGATGAAAGATCGTCTGCCGCAGAGGCAGGTGAGATCATTTTGTGACGAAAATTTCTTGTCTTATCAAACCCTCTCCGATATTTCCAACACCAGGTCGCAATATTACGAAGCTCTGAATGAGATTGGACTTGCACCTCGTTTCAGGAGCGACGCGGCGACTTCCAACCCAGTTCGTAATGTTCAGCTCATACGAGCATTAATCGCTTCTGCATTCACACCCCAGATCGCCAGGATTCAGTATCCGGACAAAAAGTAtgcaagctccatgtccggtGCGATGGAGCTTGACCCCGAAGCACGATCAATCAAGTATTTTAATCAAGAGAACGGACGGGTGTTTGTTCACCCAAGCAGCACAGTATTTGATAGCCAGGGATTCTCAGGAAGTGCAGCGTACATGGCATACTTTAGCATCATTTCTACCAGTAAGATCTTTATCAGGGACCTGACACGTAAGTTGCCACCTGAACACCCTGTGAAGATATATTTTGAGTACTAAGAGAGATTAGCATTCAATGTGTTTACGCTGCTATTGTTCTCTGGGCCAATCGAGTTGGATACCTTGGGTCGGGGACTGCTCGTTGATGGATGGCTAAGACTTCGCGGATGGGCTCGCATCGGCGTCTTGGTAGCTAGACTGAGGGGAATGGTAGACGATTTGATTGCGCAAAAGGTTGAGAACCCGGGCTTGAATTTGGACAACGACAAGGTTATCAAACTGGTGATTAAACTGATAGAGCTGAACGGGCTGGATGCATGATGCCCAAGCTGGATAGAGCGATGGTGTGAGGGCAAATGATTCTTTAATGAGATGAACGATGGAAATTTGGAgttcccccccccccccctcaGACATATCTGTGCTGCAAAATATGCCATTATCAAATGTATGATGTTTCTTTCAACGGCGGTCCAAGGCTGATGAGTGAAGTTGACGTTTAGCGGGGCGTTCAACCTCAGCTTCACTCCCAGTCTCTCACTCATCATTGATCTCTCATCCAACATGCACGCATCGCCATCACAACCGAACCATGGACTCCGACCCTGACGAAGCAATCACCAAGGACGAAATCCAAAGCACAGCCCCCGCGCCGCCTCTGCCCCAAAATGCCTGCAAGACCCCCCTCCACCCCCCGAATCATGACCGCAACTAACACGCCTCCCCAGTCACAGCTCTCATGGCACCCAAGCCCAAACCCAAACCACCTTCACGAAcagcagcatcaacatcccTAGCACCGCAGGCATCCCGCCCAAACCCATTCAAAGACCGCCTCGGGCTAGGCGCCTACATATCCTCCCCGTCGTCCTTCCCGCCCTCTATCATCATCTACGAAAACGCCGACTTTGTCGCCATCCACGACAAGTACCCCAAGTCCACCATCCACACGCTTCTCCTCCCTCGCTCCCCCTCCCACAACCTCCTCCACCCATACGAAGCCTTCAAGGACGAGGCATTCCTAGCAAAAGTCCAAAAAGAAGCCGCCAAGCTAAAAGCCCTCGTTGCCGCAGAACTACAGCGCCGGCTGGGGCGCTACTCCAAGGCGGACGCGGCTCGGCAGGCAGTGCtcaacggcgacaaggacagcgAGGACGGAGAGCTGCCCGGGGGCAGAGACTGGGAGAGCGAGGTCAAGGTCGGTGTGCACGCGGTGCCGAGCATGACGCATCTGCATATACACGTGCTGTCGAGGGACATGCACTCGAGCAGCATGCGGCACCGGAAGCACTATAATTCGTTCAACACCCCGTTCTTGGTTGATGTGGGTGATTTCCCCAtgagcgaggacgacgagcggCTGGATCCCAAGGAACAAGGGTATTTGCGGCGGGATTTGAAGTGTTGGCGGTGTGGGAGGGGGTTTGGGAATCGGTTCACGAGGTTGAAGGAGCATTTAGAGGAGGAGTTTGTGGCATGGAGGGCTGAGTGAGGAGTGCTGGACTGCGGGAGGCGTGCCGTTTGCATATAACATGGGATAGTAGACTGAGAATCTTCAAACAAAGGCAACATGCCCTTGGGCTCCCGCTGTACCGACATGTCGTTCGGTATGCGACTTACACCGGCTTTTCAATTTTTAGAAGCCCGAGTTTGAACAGGTACATCTCGTCAGGCACAACAACCAGTCCATTAAGCAATGTGTCGTAGCAAAAAAAGCAGTGGATTCCTACAGTACAAGGCTTCCCACGATCCTATTCCGTGCTGAGGATAATGCTCCTAAGCGCCTGATTTGGCAGAATACCACCTAACATGTACAACCAAAAACCTACAGCAATCATAATTTCACGCAAAATAACCCTTAATCTTGCTAATCCATTGTTGCCCAGTCTCTTCCCCCGGCGAAGAGGCGATTCCTGAAGGGCCTACGTCGAAAATTGAGCAAGAAGGACGTGAGATGTTGAGCATTTCTACTCACTGTCGAGAGCGTCATCGCCTTCAGCATCTTCAGAGTCGTCGACATCC
Proteins encoded:
- the hnt3 gene encoding Aprataxin-like protein, which encodes MDSDPDEAITKDEIQSTAPAPPLPQNAFTALMAPKPKPKPPSRTAASTSLAPQASRPNPFKDRLGLGAYISSPSSFPPSIIIYENADFVAIHDKYPKSTIHTLLLPRSPSHNLLHPYEAFKDEAFLAKVQKEAAKLKALVAAELQRRLGRYSKADAARQAVLNGDKDSEDGELPGGRDWESEVKVGVHAVPSMTHLHIHVLSRDMHSSSMRHRKHYNSFNTPFLVDVGDFPMSEDDERLDPKEQGYLRRDLKCWRCGRGFGNRFTRLKEHLEEEFVAWRAE